A genomic segment from Pseudoduganella chitinolytica encodes:
- a CDS encoding thioesterase II family protein, giving the protein MTNLKWFNPPRHNPAARVNLLCFHHAGGAASFYKKWPAALSPLVQVLPVQMPGRETRYDEAFAPSIGAMVDELLRHQHAFADKPYALFGHSLGALFGFELGRRLARVGAAAPRFLVASGHGAPRAEPAVEQLHGLPDRQFVDRMREKYGGISDEVMASEELLDFLLPRFRADIRIAEQHVSQDDTPVRFPVVALHGRADQSVSMADVQGWQDKTAARVSIHEFDGDHFFIETNERQVIGVVNKLLGDQLRSLEA; this is encoded by the coding sequence ATGACCAACCTGAAGTGGTTCAACCCGCCGCGGCACAACCCGGCCGCCCGCGTCAACCTGTTGTGCTTCCACCATGCGGGCGGCGCCGCCTCGTTCTACAAGAAGTGGCCGGCCGCGCTGTCGCCGCTGGTGCAGGTCCTGCCGGTGCAGATGCCGGGCCGCGAGACCCGCTACGACGAAGCCTTCGCCCCCAGCATCGGCGCCATGGTGGACGAGCTGCTGCGCCACCAGCACGCCTTTGCCGACAAGCCCTACGCGCTCTTCGGCCACAGCCTGGGCGCGCTGTTCGGCTTCGAGCTGGGCCGCCGCCTGGCCCGGGTGGGCGCAGCGGCACCGCGCTTCCTCGTCGCATCGGGCCACGGTGCCCCGCGCGCCGAGCCGGCCGTCGAGCAGTTGCACGGGCTGCCGGACCGCCAGTTCGTCGACCGCATGCGTGAGAAGTACGGCGGCATCAGCGACGAGGTCATGGCCTCCGAGGAACTGCTGGACTTCCTGCTGCCCCGCTTCCGGGCCGACATTCGCATAGCGGAACAGCACGTAAGCCAGGACGACACGCCGGTACGTTTCCCAGTCGTCGCGCTGCACGGCCGCGCGGACCAGTCGGTGTCGATGGCGGACGTGCAGGGCTGGCAGGACAAGACCGCCGCCAGGGTCAGCATCCACGAGTTCGACGGCGACCACTTCTTCATCGAGACCAACGAACGCCAGGTGATCGGCGTCGTCAACAAGCTGCTGGGCGACCAGCTGCGCAGCCTGGAAGCATGA